One genomic window of Quercus robur chromosome 6, dhQueRobu3.1, whole genome shotgun sequence includes the following:
- the LOC126732937 gene encoding phytosulfokines 3-like, whose amino-acid sequence MAKIFTTLFMLSLVLCSTTLTYAARPDPKSNIDETTSQNEVAAARNSLEALIESCHMHGLSEDECLERRTLAAHLDYIYTQKDKP is encoded by the exons ATGGCAAAGATTTTCACTACCCTGTTTATGTTATCCCTTGTTCTCTGCTCCACGACTCTCACCTATGCTGCTCGTCCAGACCCAAAATCGAACATAGATGAAACCACATCCCAAAATGAG gTTGCGGCGGCACGTAATAGTCTTGAAGCATTGATTGAGAGCTGTCACATGCATGGACTTTCGGAGGATGAGTGCTTAGAGAGGAGGACCCTGGCTGCCCATCTCGATTATATCTATACCCAGAAGGACAAGCCATGA